The following proteins are encoded in a genomic region of Streptomyces sp. SLBN-31:
- a CDS encoding PadR family transcriptional regulator: MPPVFAHGRLRLYLLKLLDEAPRHGYEVIRLLEERFQGLYAPSAGTVYPRLAKLEAEGLVTHTTEGGRKVYAITDAGRAELADRSGELADLELEIRESVAELAAEIRADVRGAAGDLRREMRAAATEARRGGGAKSPGERDGSSQDFGDYDEKEAWRAAKEEMRRVKQEWKEQARRAKDESRRAREEAQRARRQAKEAQERARAQAQEELQRIGRRVQEQVQDHFARGDWPTGVREGLTELAKEFGDFGKDFGKEFGKDFGFGRNGTGASAPRPEYSQTPEDFPADYEPAWAHEDATGDPSRDLDRLLDRFRDDIRDAARDHGVTEDQLREARRHLSTAAAHIGAMLRGPRV; encoded by the coding sequence ATGCCCCCCGTCTTCGCCCACGGCCGCCTCCGTCTCTACCTGCTGAAGCTGCTGGACGAGGCTCCGCGCCACGGCTACGAGGTGATCCGGCTCCTGGAGGAGCGGTTCCAGGGGCTGTACGCACCGTCGGCGGGCACCGTCTACCCCCGCCTCGCCAAGCTGGAGGCCGAGGGCCTGGTCACCCACACCACCGAGGGCGGCCGCAAGGTGTACGCCATCACGGACGCGGGCCGCGCCGAACTGGCCGACCGCTCCGGCGAACTGGCCGACCTGGAACTGGAGATCCGCGAGTCGGTCGCCGAACTCGCCGCCGAGATCCGGGCCGACGTGCGCGGCGCCGCGGGCGACCTGCGGCGCGAGATGCGGGCGGCGGCCACGGAGGCCCGGCGGGGTGGGGGCGCCAAGAGCCCCGGCGAGCGTGACGGGTCCTCCCAGGACTTCGGGGACTACGACGAGAAGGAGGCCTGGCGCGCCGCCAAGGAGGAGATGCGGCGGGTCAAGCAGGAGTGGAAGGAGCAGGCCCGGCGGGCCAAGGACGAGAGCCGGCGGGCCCGCGAGGAGGCCCAGCGGGCCAGGCGTCAGGCCAAGGAGGCGCAGGAGCGGGCCCGGGCCCAGGCCCAGGAGGAGCTGCAGCGCATCGGCCGACGCGTGCAGGAGCAGGTCCAGGACCACTTCGCGCGCGGCGACTGGCCGACGGGGGTGCGCGAGGGCCTGACCGAACTGGCCAAGGAGTTCGGGGACTTCGGGAAGGACTTCGGCAAGGAGTTCGGGAAGGACTTCGGGTTCGGACGGAACGGCACCGGCGCCTCGGCACCCCGCCCGGAGTACTCGCAGACGCCCGAGGACTTCCCCGCCGACTACGAGCCCGCCTGGGCGCACGAGGACGCCACCGGCGATCCGTCCCGTGACCTCGACCGCCTCCTGGACCGCTTCCGCGACGACATCCGCGACGCGGCCAGGGACCACGGGGTCACGGAGGACCAACTCCGCGAAGCCCGCCGCCACTTGTCGACGGCGGCGGCCCACATCGGGGCGATGCTGCGCGGGCCCAGGGTCTGA
- a CDS encoding DUF4097 family beta strand repeat-containing protein gives MPEWSVSEPRKLTFDEPVRELHVRIVNGTVNVVGTDEGSARLELSDIEGPPLVVTQRHGTLTVAYEDLPWKGFLKWLDRKGWRRSAVVSLAVPADTRLEVGVVGAAAVVSGLEGRTEVKGVTGDTTLVGLTGPVRADTVSGNVEAQALRGDLRFNSVSGDLTVVEAGSSVKADSVSGSMIVDLDPASRPTDISLTSVSGEIAIRLPHPADARVEANTASGTVSNAFEDLRVSGQWGAKRITGRLGSGSGSLKATTVSGSIALLRRPQIEDEPWDVDPEDIGPVVEDPAPGGAGTEATPSDAPPGDTGTGSAPSDTAPRTDPTDGPHGGSGDNSVSGQGGGASDAPADGTTDKKVL, from the coding sequence ATGCCCGAGTGGTCCGTCTCAGAGCCGCGGAAGCTCACGTTCGACGAGCCCGTGCGAGAGCTCCACGTACGCATCGTCAACGGAACGGTGAACGTGGTGGGCACGGACGAAGGTTCCGCCCGCCTCGAGCTGTCCGACATCGAGGGCCCGCCCCTGGTGGTCACCCAGCGGCACGGCACACTCACCGTGGCCTACGAGGACCTGCCCTGGAAGGGGTTCCTCAAGTGGCTCGACCGCAAGGGATGGCGGCGCAGTGCCGTGGTCTCGCTGGCCGTGCCGGCCGACACCCGCCTCGAGGTCGGCGTGGTCGGCGCCGCGGCCGTGGTCTCCGGCCTGGAAGGGCGCACAGAGGTCAAGGGGGTCACCGGCGACACGACCCTGGTGGGGCTCACCGGCCCGGTGCGCGCCGACACCGTCTCGGGAAACGTGGAGGCGCAAGCCCTGCGCGGTGACCTCCGCTTCAACTCCGTCTCCGGGGACCTGACGGTCGTCGAGGCGGGCTCGTCGGTCAAGGCGGACTCGGTGAGCGGCTCGATGATCGTCGACCTCGACCCGGCGAGCCGGCCGACCGACATCAGTCTCACGAGCGTCTCCGGCGAGATCGCCATCCGGCTGCCCCACCCGGCGGACGCGAGGGTGGAGGCGAACACGGCGAGCGGGACGGTCTCCAACGCCTTCGAGGACCTGCGGGTCAGTGGCCAGTGGGGCGCCAAGCGCATCACCGGCCGGCTCGGCTCGGGCAGCGGCAGCCTCAAGGCGACGACGGTCTCCGGCTCCATCGCCCTGCTTCGCCGGCCCCAGATCGAGGACGAGCCCTGGGACGTCGATCCGGAGGACATCGGCCCGGTCGTCGAGGACCCGGCCCCGGGCGGTGCGGGGACCGAGGCGACACCGTCGGACGCGCCCCCCGGTGACACGGGGACCGGCTCCGCACCGTCGGACACCGCCCCGCGGACCGACCCGACGGACGGACCGCACGGCGGCTCGGGGGACAATTCCGTTTCCGGCCAGGGCGGCGGCGCCAGCGACGCCCCGGCCGACGGCACGACCGACAAGAAGGTGCTCTGA
- a CDS encoding multifunctional oxoglutarate decarboxylase/oxoglutarate dehydrogenase thiamine pyrophosphate-binding subunit/dihydrolipoyllysine-residue succinyltransferase subunit, translating to MSPQSPSNSSISTDTDQAGKNPAAAFGPNEWLVDEIYQQYLQDPNSVDRAWWDFFADYKPGAAASAPATAAPQTPAPAAPAAPAAAPAAASVPAPAQAAPAQPRPAAAAPAPAKPAAAAPAPAAAKPAAARPAAKAEPAAQAPDGPELVTLRGPAAAVAKNMNASLELPTATSVRAVPVKLLFDNRIVINNHLKRARGGKISFTHLIGYAMVQAIKAMPSMNYAFGEKDGKPTLIKPAHVNLGLAIDLVKPNGDRQLVVAAIKRAETLNFFEFWQAYEDIVRRARDGKLTMDDFTGVTVSLTNPGGLGTVHSVPRLMPGQSVIMGVGSMDYPAEFQGTSQDTLNKLGISKVMTLTSTYDHRVIQGAASGEFLRQVANLLLGENNFYDEIFEALRIPYEPVRWLKDIDASHDDDVTKAARVFELIHSYRVRGHVMADTDPLEYRQRKHPDLDITEHGLTLWDLEREFAVGGFAGKSMMKLRDILGVLRDSYCRTTGIEFMHIQDPKQRKWIQDRVERPHAKPEREEQLRILRRLNAAEAFETFLQTKYVGQKRFSLEGGESVIPLLDAVLDSAAESRLDEVVIGMAHRGRLNVLANIVGKSYAQIFREFEGNLDPKSMHGSGDVKYHLGAQGTFTGLDGEQIKVSLAANPSHLETVDPVIEGIVRAKQDIINKGGTDFTVLPIALHGDAAFAGQGVVAETLNMSQLRGYRTGGTVHIVINNQVGFTAAPESSRSSMYATDVARMIEAPIFHVNGDDPEAVVRVARLAFEFRQAFNKDVVIDLICYRRRGHNESDNPAFTQPLMYDLIDKKRSVRKLYTESLIGRGDITLEEAEQALQDYQGQLEKVFTEVREAITAQPTSGPVSDPQAEFPVAVNTAISTETVKRIAESQVNIPDYFHVHPRLLPQLQRRASMVEDGTIDWGMGETLAVGSLLLEGTPVRLSGQDSQRGTFGQRHAVLIDRETGEEHTPLQYLAEEQARYNVYNSLLSEYAVMGFEYGYSLARPDALVMWEAQFGDFVNGAQTVVDEYISAAEQKWGQTSGVTLLLPHGYEGQGPDHSSARVERFLQLCAQNNMTVAMPTLPSNYFHLLRWQVHNPHHKPLVVFTPKSMLRLKAAASKTEEFTSGQFRPVIGDSTVDAAAVRKVVFVAGKLYYDLEAERQKRGITDTAIIRIERLYPLPGAELQAEIAKYPNAEKYLWAQEEPANQGAWPFIALNLIDHLDLAVGADVPHGERLRRISRPHSSSPAVGSAKRHQAEQEQLVREVFEA from the coding sequence GTGTCGCCACAGTCCCCCAGTAACTCGAGCATCTCGACCGACACCGACCAAGCCGGGAAGAACCCCGCGGCCGCGTTCGGTCCCAATGAGTGGCTCGTCGACGAGATCTATCAGCAGTACCTCCAGGACCCGAACTCGGTAGACCGAGCCTGGTGGGACTTCTTCGCCGACTACAAGCCGGGCGCGGCCGCCTCGGCTCCGGCGACGGCTGCCCCGCAGACTCCAGCGCCGGCAGCCCCTGCGGCGCCCGCCGCGGCTCCGGCCGCCGCCTCCGTTCCCGCGCCGGCCCAGGCCGCCCCCGCGCAGCCCAGGCCCGCTGCCGCCGCCCCGGCCCCCGCAAAGCCGGCCGCTGCCGCCCCGGCGCCCGCCGCGGCCAAGCCCGCCGCCGCCAGGCCCGCCGCGAAGGCCGAGCCCGCCGCCCAGGCCCCCGACGGCCCGGAGCTGGTGACGCTGCGCGGCCCCGCCGCCGCCGTCGCGAAGAACATGAACGCCTCGCTGGAGCTGCCCACGGCCACGTCCGTGCGCGCGGTCCCGGTGAAGCTGCTGTTCGACAACCGCATCGTCATCAACAACCACCTCAAGCGCGCCCGGGGCGGGAAGATCTCCTTCACGCACCTGATCGGCTACGCGATGGTGCAGGCCATCAAGGCCATGCCGTCGATGAACTACGCGTTCGGCGAGAAGGACGGCAAGCCGACCCTGATCAAGCCGGCGCACGTCAACCTCGGCCTGGCCATCGACCTGGTGAAGCCCAACGGCGACCGGCAGCTCGTCGTCGCGGCCATCAAGAGGGCCGAGACGCTGAACTTCTTCGAGTTCTGGCAGGCCTACGAGGACATTGTCCGCCGCGCCCGCGACGGCAAGCTGACGATGGACGACTTCACCGGCGTGACGGTCTCCCTGACCAACCCCGGCGGCCTCGGCACCGTCCACTCCGTGCCGCGGCTGATGCCCGGCCAGTCGGTGATCATGGGCGTCGGCTCCATGGACTACCCGGCGGAGTTCCAGGGCACCAGCCAGGACACCCTGAACAAGCTCGGCATCTCGAAGGTCATGACGCTCACGTCGACCTACGACCACCGGGTGATCCAGGGCGCCGCGTCCGGCGAGTTCCTGCGCCAGGTCGCCAACCTCCTGCTCGGCGAGAACAACTTCTACGACGAGATCTTCGAGGCCCTGCGCATCCCCTACGAGCCGGTCCGCTGGCTCAAGGACATCGACGCCAGCCACGACGACGACGTCACCAAGGCCGCCCGCGTCTTCGAGCTGATCCACTCCTACCGGGTCCGCGGCCACGTCATGGCCGACACCGACCCGCTGGAGTACCGCCAGCGCAAGCATCCCGACCTGGACATCACCGAGCACGGCCTCACCCTGTGGGACCTGGAGCGCGAGTTCGCCGTCGGCGGCTTCGCCGGCAAGTCGATGATGAAGCTGCGCGACATCCTCGGCGTGCTGCGCGACTCGTACTGCCGCACCACGGGCATCGAGTTCATGCACATCCAGGACCCCAAGCAGCGCAAGTGGATCCAGGACCGCGTGGAGCGCCCGCACGCCAAGCCGGAGCGCGAGGAGCAGCTGCGCATCCTGCGCCGGCTGAACGCGGCGGAGGCCTTCGAGACCTTCCTGCAGACGAAGTACGTCGGCCAGAAGCGCTTCTCCCTCGAGGGCGGCGAGTCGGTCATCCCGCTGCTGGACGCGGTCCTCGACTCGGCGGCCGAGTCCCGGCTGGACGAGGTCGTCATCGGCATGGCCCACCGCGGCCGCCTGAACGTCCTGGCCAACATCGTCGGCAAGTCGTACGCGCAGATCTTCCGCGAGTTCGAGGGCAACCTCGACCCGAAGTCCATGCACGGCTCCGGCGACGTGAAGTACCACCTGGGCGCCCAGGGCACCTTCACCGGCCTGGACGGCGAGCAGATCAAGGTCTCGCTGGCCGCGAACCCCTCCCACCTGGAGACGGTCGACCCGGTCATCGAGGGCATCGTCCGCGCCAAGCAGGACATCATCAACAAGGGCGGCACGGACTTCACGGTCCTGCCGATCGCGCTGCACGGCGACGCGGCCTTCGCGGGCCAGGGCGTGGTGGCCGAGACCCTGAACATGTCGCAGCTGCGCGGCTACCGCACCGGCGGCACGGTCCACATCGTCATCAACAACCAGGTCGGCTTCACCGCGGCCCCCGAGTCCTCGCGCTCCTCCATGTACGCGACGGACGTGGCCCGCATGATCGAGGCCCCGATCTTCCACGTGAACGGCGACGACCCGGAGGCCGTGGTCCGCGTCGCGCGGCTGGCCTTCGAGTTCCGCCAGGCGTTCAACAAGGACGTGGTGATCGACCTCATCTGCTACCGCCGCCGCGGTCACAACGAGTCGGACAACCCGGCCTTCACCCAGCCGCTGATGTACGACCTGATCGACAAGAAGCGCTCGGTGCGCAAGCTCTACACCGAGTCCCTGATCGGTCGCGGCGACATCACCCTGGAAGAGGCCGAGCAGGCCCTGCAGGACTACCAGGGCCAGCTGGAGAAGGTCTTCACGGAGGTCCGCGAGGCCATCACCGCCCAGCCCACTTCGGGCCCGGTGTCGGACCCGCAGGCGGAGTTCCCGGTCGCCGTGAACACCGCGATCTCCACGGAGACCGTGAAGCGGATCGCCGAGTCCCAGGTCAACATCCCGGACTACTTCCATGTGCACCCGCGTCTGCTGCCGCAGCTGCAGCGCCGGGCGTCGATGGTCGAGGACGGCACGATCGACTGGGGCATGGGCGAGACCCTCGCCGTCGGCTCCCTGCTGCTGGAGGGCACCCCGGTGCGCCTGTCCGGCCAGGACTCCCAGCGCGGCACCTTCGGCCAGCGGCACGCGGTCCTCATCGACCGCGAGACGGGCGAGGAGCACACCCCGCTCCAGTACCTCGCCGAGGAGCAGGCCCGCTACAACGTCTACAACTCCCTGCTCTCCGAGTACGCGGTCATGGGCTTCGAGTACGGCTACTCGCTCGCCCGTCCCGACGCGCTCGTGATGTGGGAGGCGCAGTTCGGCGACTTCGTCAACGGCGCGCAGACGGTGGTCGACGAGTACATCTCGGCGGCGGAGCAGAAGTGGGGCCAGACCTCCGGCGTCACGCTGCTGCTCCCCCACGGCTACGAGGGCCAGGGCCCGGACCACTCCTCGGCCCGCGTCGAGCGCTTCCTCCAGCTGTGCGCCCAGAACAACATGACGGTGGCCATGCCCACGCTCCCGTCGAACTACTTCCACCTTCTCCGCTGGCAGGTGCACAACCCGCACCACAAGCCGCTGGTGGTCTTCACCCCGAAGTCGATGCTGCGCCTGAAGGCCGCCGCGTCGAAGACGGAGGAGTTCACCTCGGGTCAGTTCCGACCCGTCATCGGCGACTCCACGGTCGACGCGGCCGCGGTCCGCAAGGTCGTCTTCGTCGCGGGAAAGCTGTACTACGACCTGGAGGCCGAGCGGCAGAAGCGCGGCATCACGGACACCGCGATCATCCGCATCGAGCGCCTGTACCCGCTGCCGGGTGCCGAGCTCCAGGCGGAGATCGCCAAGTACCCGAACGCCGAGAAGTACCTGTGGGCCCAGGAGGAGCCGGCGAACCAGGGTGCCTGGCCGTTCATCGCCCTCAACCTGATCGACCACCTGGACCTGGCGGTCGGCGCGGACGTCCCGCACGGCGAGCGGCTGCGGCGCATCTCGCGCCCGCACTCCTCGTCCCCGGCGGTCGGCTCCGCCAAGCGCCACCAGGCCGAGCAGGAGCAGCTGGTGCGGGAGGTCTTCGAGGCGTGA
- a CDS encoding DUF6104 family protein, with translation MYFTDRGIEELEKRRGEEEVTFEWLAEQLRTFVDLNPDFEVPVERLATWLARLDDEDDE, from the coding sequence GTGTACTTCACCGACCGAGGCATCGAAGAGCTCGAGAAGCGGCGCGGCGAGGAGGAGGTCACCTTCGAGTGGCTCGCCGAGCAGCTGCGGACGTTCGTCGACCTCAACCCGGACTTCGAGGTCCCGGTGGAACGCCTGGCGACGTGGCTGGCCCGCCTGGACGACGAGGACGACGAGTAG